The Papaver somniferum cultivar HN1 chromosome 6, ASM357369v1, whole genome shotgun sequence genome segment AGGAATTATAAGAAGACAGACGACCCATGGATCAAACAGGCAACATAAAGGACAGAGCTATTAACTAGTTTGTCATGTGTCTCGGCTCCGTAGATCTCTACCCATAGATCACAGCTCTCATCCCATACTTTCTTGTTTCTAGCATTCAACAATCAATCCACACACACGTGAAGCACCAGTAGATCTCTGATTTATTAATTCTAACTAATCAAGATTAATGTTTGAAGTTTGAACATGAGGAATTATAAGAAGACAGACGACCCATGGATCAAATGGTTCTAAATATTAATAACAAATCCTCTATCTCCAAAATACATAtcaaaagaatccagaacgatgAATAATGTGTGAAGAACCATAAAGACAGTAGTAGTGATAATACATCAAGAATCCAGAACTTAATCGGcttaataatatatataattaAGCCCTAATAAGACAAATTAATACAACAAATAAAATAACAtagacaagaagaaaaaaaattataacaaaaaaagtttaaaataATCAGATTCACAGTAGCATACTGAAGATACCAAATCCAACGACCAAACTTCCGACGATCTTCTTTCCCAATTTCTCTACTCCACTCTGCAAGCAAATTTCATCAGAAATTAATTAGGAACTCATTAATCACACATTGTTAATTCTAAATCAAagcttataattaattaaaaaattatgtttagACTGAGAAAACCAAGAAGGCAGCTAGCTAGTGGTAGTATACTGTGGCACTACTCTGTCTGTCTGCCTCGAGTTTCTTAATTTATCAATAACCGGATTTCAAAATATTTATACTGTAATTTAAAAGGTTTGAGGTCCGTGACAACAGCTGGAGAAAAAGACTTTCAGTGTGTCGGTAACTGTGAGTATCTATCTATCCATGTCCAAATGTAGATCTAGGTAAGGCTATGATACATGTGTTGTGATATGTCCGGTAAAAATGAATTTAACCAAGCACAAAACACGAACGGATAATAAAACAAACAGGAAAACATTTTCAGATCTGATCCCAAAATATTCAGATCGGTTGAACTTAAAACGATACTGATGAATGTGAATGGATGTTAACAGAATGGATTGAGAAGACTTACTGTGTCATCTGAGGAGTCAGATGGACCAGGGGCGAATGCATCTGAAGGTCCAGGGGAATCAGCAGTTGGTGGTGCAGGAGGACTAGCAGCTGGTGATGGAGATGGAGCTTTTCCTTTCTTCAATTTGGATGGTGCTGGTGCTGGAACATCAGCAGCAACTGGAGCTGGTGTAGGTGGGGATGAAACTGGTGCAGGGAGTGGTGGAGATAACAATGCAGGTGGTGGTGCTGAAACAACTGGTGCAACTGCTGGTGGTGGAGTAGCAGCAACAACTGGTGCAACTGCTGGTGGTGGTGTAGCAGCAGCAACTGGTGGAGTAGCAGCAACAACTGGTGGTGTAGCAGGAACAACTGGTGGTGTAGCAGCAACTGGTACTGGTTTAGGAGATGCAGCTGGTGGTGTTGAAACTGATACCGTTGGTGGTGATGCAACTGGTGCTACTGGAGTTACTGGTGCTGGTGTTGCTGGTGTTGCAgttggtgctgctgctggtgattGACCACCAACTCCTGCTACTGCAATGCAGATTATAACAAAAGTGAATATTGTCTTTTGAtccatttcttttttctttgtagATCTCTCTTTCTAAATCTGTGTGTCTGTGAAGAtagaaaagaaagagaggaagaagaaagatgagTTAATTTTTTTTGTATTGTGATGAAGAGGAGTGAAGAGGTCTGAGTGATAGGGCAATAAATAGGATACTGCCTTTAACTATTCTACTTATTTCTCTCTCTTTTGGTTTGGATTGGAAACGGAGCAATGAAGGAAGGTCTCCAGAATCCAGAGACCCTACCAAGCGCACTAACCAACAAGACAATATTAGCTATGTGGCGCCTAAACACAGACTGTCATTTGTGGGTCCTACATTCCATGTGATCTCGTGATCGAACAGATGTCTGGTTGGTGCATGCCATGTAGGATTAATAACCTCAAAAATGAAAATTTACTATTTTCCACGTAATCTCTTGGATTCTCTACAAGAAAAATTTAGTTGTCTTGGTGGGACCATCGGAACAAATAATAGCTTGACATGTTAGCGAAATAATAATCGAGAGAGACGTTGGATTAAATTATGTGCCAAGCAAGTGGTGGTTGTTCTCATCTTCCATTTAGGACTAACGGCTAGTGTTTGAGTAAAGATCTCTGCAGCTCAGCACCGTCATTGGGTTGGGTGGTGGGACGTAGTTCATTTTGCGGACACGCGTATATACATTTTACGTGCCTTgtaatgatattttaattttgtgTTGTTTTATGGTAAAAGCTTTTGGAGATTTTGGCGAATAGGAGAACAGATTTGGTTTTTTGATCGGTGGTCCCTGAATATTGCGTCCAGTGTATGTTTTTCTATTCTGGTTCTGATTTCTCTTTCAGTCTAGAAGATTTAGAAATAGTCTGTTTTTGGAGAACAAGTAGAAGAAGATACATTGTGTACATAGAGACAGTCAGACAGGTTAACTGTAAATAGGTAATGGGTCTGCTTCATTCATCTAATCATGATAAATGAAGAGGCTTTTATTGAAATCTTTTTTGTATATGATTTGATTGGATTTCAAAAACTTCAATAAGAGTGAATTAAAGATGCAGCAAGAGACAGCAGAGTGTTGCCTTAACGGTCATATTTCATCATGTTTGGTTGTTGGCTGTTTGAATATTAGCCAATCTTTCTTCCCGTTGTAGATCTCGTTTTAACTTGCATGGTGTCTTCTGTACCAGTAAAGTTAAAGAGCAACAACTGGATTTCGTCTCTGTAGTTTTCATTTGTTTACTCGAACTTTAATTCTTTTCCATGTGGTCGCGTCATTGTATCTATCCTTAGACTATGGAGTAATACGCAAAACTGCATGCAATACAGTGTGATCCATTAAAAGGGTATATATGTGTAGAAAATTAAAACTAGTAAAAGTACAACATAGGGCCAAACAATATgcgacttaaacacttcataaTTGCTGCTTCTGCATTGTGTTGAGAACTTGAGGTGAAAAATAGTAAGATGCCCGTACTTGGGGAAACATGGAAAGATGTTACGTGGACATGGCCACTTGCCAGATTAGGAAGGACTCCGGGGGGACTCAAGGAATATGTCGGAAGTTTGAGACCAAGAAATTTTAGTTACAAGCTCGGAAATTTGACGGTAAGCTTCTGTGTATATTACTGTGACTGTTCATGGCCGTAgcttgaacaataaattgaatGTCATTATTTGTACGACCCCAATTAACACATTTAGTTGTCTCTCATCTTTCTTATCATGAATCATGATTGCACACTACACGCATCTTTTTCGTGGCCAGTTCTGGTGAATAATTTACATCATGAATACACCAAACATCGGGGACCTTTGCTTCCCCCTACGACCTACGATCAGTT includes the following:
- the LOC113289200 gene encoding classical arabinogalactan protein 9-like, whose protein sequence is MDQKTIFTFVIICIAVAGVGGQSPAAAPTATPATPAPVTPVAPVASPPTVSVSTPPAASPKPVPVAATPPVVPATPPVVAATPPVAAATPPPAVAPVVAATPPPAVAPVVSAPPPALLSPPLPAPVSSPPTPAPVAADVPAPAPSKLKKGKAPSPSPAASPPAPPTADSPGPSDAFAPGPSDSSDDTSGVEKLGKKIVGSLVVGFGIFSMLL